The nucleotide sequence AGAATCAACGTTTTCACCAATGATACTCATTAATTTAGCTTCTCTAAGCTTACCTTCTGGGGCAGCTTTAATGGAAAAGAGATCCTCGGTTTTACGAATGTATGAAGTAATCAAGTCTGATTCCTTTGGTGGCATTTGACCACCATCTTCACCATAAATTTTAAAACCATTGTATTGCTTAGGATTATGACTTGCGGTGATCATGATTCCTGCATAAGTATGTAGATGGCGAACTGCAAATGATAGTTCTGGAGTAGGGCGAATGTCATCGAATACAAATGACTTAATGTTATGAGCTCCGAGTACTCTGGCAGCTTCGTGAGCAAATTCTGATGATTGGTAACGTGAGTCAAAACTAATTGCAACGCCACGGTCACGAGTTGCTTCATCCAAAGTATCCATGAAGGCAGCTAACCCTTCAGTTGCTTGGCGAACTGTGTAGATGTTCATCCGGTTGATGCCGGCACCTAGCAATCCTCTCATTCCAGCGGTTCCGAATGATAATGGGGCTGCGAAGGCATCCTCGATTTTGTCGTTGTTTCCTTTTAAGCTATTTAAGTCTTCTAGTAAGTTTTCTGGTAAGTTAGGTTGCTTGGTCCATTTTTCATATAAAGTCTGAGCAGTATCCAATGTAATGGCCTCCCGTTATTTTTAGCTTAATTATAAAAATTTACCTACGGTACGTCAATGATTTTACTAGGATAAATCCTAATAATAGTCGCAAAGGCTTGACTTGATAAGGTAAACAAAATATATTTATTTTAGTAAAATAAATTGAACGAAAAGGTTGAAAACATCATGGCTACTATAAAAGATATTGCCGAGAAAGCCGGAGTATCAATTACGACGGTGTCTCGAGTACTAAATTATGATAAATCATTATCAGTCAGTGAAACTACCAGAAAAAAGATTTTTCAGGTTGCTGAATCAATGTCATACACAAAAAATCGCAGGAAAGTCTCTGCCCAGGATACAATCGCGATTGTCCAGTGGTATACAGAAACTAAGGAGTTAGATGATTTATACTACTTATCTATCAGAATGGGTGCAGAAAAGGCTGCGGCTAAGGAAAACTTTAAGGTGAAACAGTATTTTGCCAACGATTCTCTAAACGATATTGGTGACGTTAAGGCAATTATTGCGATTGGTAAATACAGTGATGCCCAAATCAAGAAACTGGCCAAAAAGTCTGAAACACTAATTTTCGTTGACTTTGACACGCTTTCTAAGGGATACGACTGCGTAGTGACTGACTTTGACAACTCAACTAGAAATGTAATTGATAGTTTTATTGATGCAGGAATTACCAATATTGGGATGGTTTCGGGAACGGAATCCACTAGCGATGGCAAACTTACAATTAGCGATCCGCGGGTTGCCACATTTAAGAATTATTTGTCGCAAAAAGGATTGTTCGAACCAGAAGACGTCTTTACAGCTGACTATACTTTAGATGGTGCATATGAATTATTACTGGATAGGTTGGAGACGATGGGGGATGCTTTTCCGAAGGCGCTGTTTATTTCAAACGACGCAATGGCAGTTGGTGCCGTGAAGGCGTTGACTGAGAAGAAAAAGCGGATTCCAGAAGATGTTAGTATCGTCAGTTTTAACGATACTTCCATCGCCAAGTACGTTATTCCTGCCCTTAGCTCGGTTAAGGTTGAGACTACCAGAATGGGTGAAGTGGCACTTAATATGGTTAAGAACGCCATTGAAACCGGTAAGCAGACTACTGAAAAGGTTGTTGTATCAAACGAGCTTATCAAGCGAGAAAGTAGCATCTAGCATTACCAAATACTAATTACTAAAAGTGCCAAACTAAAACTTTTTTTAATTGTCCAGATTCCCCGGAATACATTGACTTATTGCTAATCTCAATTATA is from Lentilactobacillus curieae and encodes:
- a CDS encoding LacI family DNA-binding transcriptional regulator is translated as MATIKDIAEKAGVSITTVSRVLNYDKSLSVSETTRKKIFQVAESMSYTKNRRKVSAQDTIAIVQWYTETKELDDLYYLSIRMGAEKAAAKENFKVKQYFANDSLNDIGDVKAIIAIGKYSDAQIKKLAKKSETLIFVDFDTLSKGYDCVVTDFDNSTRNVIDSFIDAGITNIGMVSGTESTSDGKLTISDPRVATFKNYLSQKGLFEPEDVFTADYTLDGAYELLLDRLETMGDAFPKALFISNDAMAVGAVKALTEKKKRIPEDVSIVSFNDTSIAKYVIPALSSVKVETTRMGEVALNMVKNAIETGKQTTEKVVVSNELIKRESSI